One region of Budorcas taxicolor isolate Tak-1 chromosome 3, Takin1.1, whole genome shotgun sequence genomic DNA includes:
- the LOC128045213 gene encoding hypoxanthine-guanine phosphoribosyltransferase-like, which produces MATCSSSIVINDDEPGYDLDLFCIPSHYAEDLEKVFIPHGLIMDRTERLARDVMQVMGGHHIVALCVLKGGYKFFADLLDYIKVLNRNSDRSIPMTVDFIRMKSYCNDQSTGDIKVIGGDDLSALTGKNVLIVEDIIDTGKTMQALLSLVKRHNPKMVKVASLLVKRTPRSVGYRPDFVGFEIPDKFVVGYALDYNEHFRDLNHVCVISETGKAKYKA; this is translated from the coding sequence ATGGCGACCTGCAGCTCCAGCATCGTGATTAATGATGATGAACCAGGTTATGACCTGGATTTATTTTGTATACCTAGTCATTATGCAGAGGATCTGGAAAAGGTGTTTATCCCTCATGGACTAATTATGGACAGAACCGAACGGCTTGCTCGAGATGTGATGCAGGTGATGGGAGGCCATCACATCGTGGCGCTCTGTGTGCTGAAGGGGGGCTATAAGTTCTTTGCAGACCTACTGGATTACATCAAAGTACTGAACAGAAATAGTGACAGGTCCATTCCTATGACTGTAGATTTTATCAGAATGAAGAGCTACTGTAATGACCAGTCAACAGGCGACATAAAAGTGATTGGTGGGGATGATCTCTCAGCTTTGACTGGAAAGAATGTCTTGATTGTTGAAGATATCATTGACACTGGGAAAACGATGCAAGCCTTGCTTTCCCTGGTCAAGCGGCATAATCCAAAGATGGTCAAGGTTGCCAGCTTGCTTGTGAAAAGGACCCCTCGAAGTGTTGGCTATAGACCGGACTTTGTTGGGTTTGAAATTCCAGACAAGTTTGTTGTGGGATATGCCCTTGACTACAATGAACACTTCAGGGATTTGAATCATGTTTGTGTCATTAGTGAAACtggaaaagcaaaatacaaagcCTAA